The sequence below is a genomic window from Syntrophorhabdus sp..
CTTTCGGACGAGCATACCCGACACCATTACGCTGCGGCCCCGTGCCGCGTCGGGATGGGGCATCGCGGGATCTCCGGGACACTCCACGTCTATGAGGAAATCACCCTCACCCACGCGCAGCGGGAAAAGTACGAACCTGTCCCCCTTCGGGGTATAGACGACACGGGGCATGGCCTCGACCTTCCCCGTCATAAAGACCCTGTTCATCAAAACTCGCCTTCGAGCTCGTCAAACACAACGGGATCAGGCGGTTTCTTCGGTCCCTCGCTCTTGTCGTCAACGACAACGAACATGTGCCTGAGCACGGGGTCGAGGGTCCTGTAGAACTTGGCCATCGTCGCGACGCTGCCTTCGTCCATATCAAGCAGGTAAAAGAAGTAATGGCCCTTGTCCTTCTTCTTTATGGGATAGGCAAGCTTTCTCACCGCCCAGTCATCGAGTTTGACGATCGTTGCGCCCGCCTTTTCAAGATTGCCCTGGATCCTCTTCATGAGATCGTCTTCTTCCTCTTTCGCGAGGTCAGGGCTGAGCACAACAATATTCTCATATCTTCCCACGTTCACATCTCCTTTCATTGTGTCTTCTGATACTGCACCACAGTGCCCTTGTCGACTTTAACACGCACTTTCTCGGCGATCTCAATGGTGACACTGTCATCGGAAATACCCGTTATTGTACCATATAAACCACCCGATGTGATAACTTTATCTCCCTTCTTCAGGTTCTCCAGGAAGTCCTTGTGCTGCTTCGCCCTTTTCTGCTGCGGACGGATGAGAATGAAGTAAAAGATGGCGAAGACCGCCGCGATAAAGATGAGCGACATGTACGAACCGCCCCCCTGTCCGGCCCCGCCGGCGGGATTGCTACCCATTGCATACGCTATACCTGTCATCTGATTCACCTCCTTCGTAACGTCTCTTGAAATCGTGATAAAAAGCGTCGAACGTGCCGGCGCTGACTGCGCTCCGGATCCTCTTCATAAGCTCCATGTAGAAATGGACATTGTGTATGGTGTTCAGGTAGAAACTGGTCAGCTCGTGCGAGACCGTGAGGTGCCTGAGATAGGCCCTCGAAAAGGTCCTGCAGGTATAACAGGTGCATCCTTCCTGGATGGGCCCCCCGTCCTCGGTGAAGCGGGCGTTCTTGATGTTGATCCTGCCGTCCCATGTGAAGAGGCTGCCGTTGCGGGCAAAACGCGTGGGAATGATGCAGTCGAACATGTCTATGCCCCGCCTCACACCTTCCAGAAGGTCTTCAGGAAGGCCGATGCCCATCATGTAGCGGGGTTTTCCCGCGGGCATAAGGCCGACAACCGTGTCCACCATGTCCCACATCAGGCTCTTCGGTTCGCCGACGCTGAGGCCCCCGATGGCAAAACCGTCGAAATCGAGGGAAAGGATGTCCTCCGCTGAACGCAACCTGAGATCGGGATAGAAGCCGCCCTGGATGATCCCGAAGAGCTTTTGCGTCCCCTCTTCTGACCGGGCCGCGAGGCACCGCCGCGCCCACCGCGTCGTCAACTCAACGGATTCGCTGGTATATTCGAAGGTGGAGGGATAGGAAACGCATTCGTCGAGGCACATTGCTATGTCGGCGCCTATGTTCTCCTGGACGAGCACGATCTTCTCGGGTGTCAGGAAATGGCGGGAACCGTCGATGTGTGACTGAAAAAGGACGCCGTCCTCCTTGATCTCCCTGAGGACCCCGAGGCTGAATATCTGGTACCCTCCGCTGTCGGTAAGGATGGCACCGTCCCACCCGGAAAAGTTGTGGAGGCCGCCCATCCTCCTGATGAGCTCGTCACCGGGACGCAGGTAGAGGTGGTAGGCATTGGACAGGATCATCGTGACGCCAAGCTCTTCAAGCTGCCGATGGGTCATGGCCTTCACGACGCCCTGGGTGCCCACGGGCATGAAAACAGGCGTTTCGATCGTCCCATGACCCGTCATGAGCCTTCCCGAACGCGCCGCCCCGTCTGTATGGTCTATCTCTATCATCGTCATGATATGAACATCGCGTCCCCGTAACTGTAGAACCGATACCCCCCGCGTATCGCCTCGGCATAGGCCTTCTTCAGCGGCCCGGCACCCATGAAGGCGGCAACGAGCATGAGAGGCGTCGAGCGGGGAAGGTGAAAATTGGTGATCAGCGCGTCCACACAGTGAAAACGGTAGCCCGGATAGATGAAAAGTTCCGTCTCACCGGAAAGCGTACCGTTGCCGTTCATGCCGAACACCGTTTCCACGGTCCTCACAGAACTCGTGCCGCAGGCCACCACGCGGCGACCCTCCTGCCGAGCCTCCCGGATGAGCCCCTTCGATCTTTCGTCCATCTCGTAGCGCTCGCCGTGCATCCGGTGATCTTCGACGAGACCGGCATGAATGAGCGAAAATGTCCCGATGCCCACGTGGAGCGTGATCCTCACGATCTCCACGCCTTTGGCCGCGATGCGCCCGAGGAGATCTTCGGAAAAGTGAAAGCCAGCCGTCGGCGCCGCTATGGACCCGGTCTTTTCGGCATACACCGTCTGGTAACGTTCGAAATCGGCGCTGCCGTCCTCTCCTTTGCGCTTGATATAGGGCGGAAGCGGCATCCTTCCCAGGGTTCCTATGACCTCGTCGGCTTCCTCGCGGGACACGAATGATATCGTCCAGGAACCGTTCCTGCGCGTGAGGGCAGCGCCGTGATCGCCCACGCTGACAGGGATGGTGTCTCTCGTCCCGCGCACACCCTTCACAAGACACTCCCAGGTGCCGCCGTCCACGGGTCTCACCAGAAGGACATCGAGCATCCCGCCCGTTCCCTTCCGCGCCCTGAGCCGCGCCGGGAACACCCTGCTGTCGTTGACGACGAGGACGTCGCCTTCCCGCAGATAGCCGGTAATATCCGAGAACCGCCGGTGCTCTATCGTCCCTTTCTCCCTGTCGAAGACAAGGAGGCGCGATGCCTCCCTCTCGCCCGACGGGTGCTGGGCGATCATATCTCTCGGCAGATCATAATCAAATTCCTCGACTCTCATAATACCGTACGTACCGTCAGTTGTGATATGGGTCGTGTCAGGCCATTTCGTTGCCGCCACCCGGACTGCCAAAGCGAAACACCCCCTTGAAGCCGCCCGGCCCTCTCCAAACAGGTTAATCTTATAACAGATTATACCCATATTCGCAAATCAATTAATGGGTTACACACGTTCTTTCCGTACCGGCCACACCCGGAGAGATTCTGCTTGTATAAGAGCGCCCTTATATTTTAGAATTCTTACGGACAACGATGGGTATCATAACGATATCAAGAACCCACGGGTCGGGCGGGACGACGTTCGCGCGGGAACTGGCAAAGGAGCTCGGCTATTCATACGTTGACAGGACCCTGATCAACGACGAATGCCTCGATAGCGACAGGCACACGTGCTGCTTCGGCATCGACGAAGCGACTGCGCCGGGACTTCACGTGACGACGCAGGAACTCATGGCGGACGCCAATTTCTACAAGGTCTCCTTCATAGCCAACATCCTGGATCACGCCCTTCGGGACAACACGGTGATGGCGGGCATGGGCGCCGGGATCATCCTTACCGGGATCGGGAACGCCATTAACATTCGCGTTGTTCGTCTCATGGAGGAACGTATCAGGGCCATTGCCCGGGTGAAGAGCATTCCCTATGACGACGCCTTCGACCTCGTCGAAAGGATGGACGAGGGCAAGCGTGACTTCATAGCCCGTTATTTCGACAGCGATCCCGGAGACCCATCCTATTACCACGCGGTGGTCAATTCAAGCTATGTCTCGCTGGAAGAAGCCGTCGGAATACTGGCGGCATACGCGCGCAGGCATTTCACCCCCGCCTCAGCGGAGCAAGCCGACGCGGTCCTCGGCGACCGCCTCCTCGAGAGGCGCGCCGAGATCCTCCTCTTTTACCTGGGCATGGGGCATTGTTTCGGCAAGGTGACATTCCAGGCGGGAGCGGACGAAACGCTGTCCGTGGCGGGAGTGGTCCGGAACGAAGCCGAGAAGGACCGTCTCCTGCAGGCACTGGCGAGGGACACGCGGATCAAGGGGATCAGGGATTCCCTGGAAACAGGCGTTTTCGAACCCGTCGGCTGACCCCGCCGGTCGGGCTCCGTTCCCTCTACCTCACGCGCAGCTTCCTGCCCATGACAAAAACATCCCCCAGTTTTTCGCCGAATCCGTAGTAGTTGCGTATCTCGGGCACCATCACCGTGGGCCTTATCCTGCCCACGTCGGGAAGCCCCTTATCGTCCAGCATATCCTCATCCATCTTGACGTCCACTATCTCGCCTATGAACTGCGTGTGGAGCCCCAGTTCGACGACCTCGCGAAGGGTGCACTCCACGAAAAAAGGAAACTCTTTGATGTACGGGGCATCCACGGTCTCACTTCGCTCCGCCGTGAGACCCGTGGCGGCAAACTTGTCCACGTCCCTGCCGGAGACTATCCCGAAATAATCGGCTTCGGTAAGATACCTCTCCGGGGTCACGTGGACGGTGAAGGCCTTCCGGTCGAGGATGTTGCCGTAGGTGTAGGTCGCCTTTCTCAGGGCGATGTCGATACAGGGGGGATTGGAACAGCAGGTGCCTCCCCAGGCCACTGTCATGACATTGGGACGACCTTCTTTATCATAGGTGCCGACAACGAGGACCGGGGCTGGCAAGAGAACCGTCCGCGCGCCGAGGGATCTTTTCATCTGTGAACCTCCTTGATGGCCGGTGACCCGCGCGAGGCAGGTCTGTGAACGGGTTCTAGTATACCCCATCATTGACAGCCTTGAAATACTTTTATACAATGAATGGCATCCAAAAAAGGAAGGTGTCATGCCCTACAGAAGAACGTCCCAGTGGATCGTGGTCGTCGTTTCCACATTGATCACTCTCTTCTGCCTCTACGTCCTTCTCGCGAGCGCCAGGAACGGTGACGTGAAGAGTGTGTGGATCTTCGCCGCTTTCGCCTTTCTCTTCGCCACACCGCTCTTCGTAACGGTCTTTCATTTCTTCGCCGACAGGAGCCCGACCCTTGCCAGGATACACAAGGAGCACATATCCCTCGGCCAGAGCCACAAGACGACCTTCATACCTCACTGGTTCGTTATGACGGGGGTGCTGCTCATCGGGATCATCATCCTCTACACGATAATCAAGTGGCTTTTCATCTATTTCGAGCGATGACGAACGTCCCCCTTGCCAGGATAGACCTCAAGGACAGGCGGTTCTCCCTGTCCTATCCGCCAGACGACGAGGACCTCCGGTGGTCGATCGCCACCGTCGGGATCGTTCAGCCCGTCATCCTCCTCGACCGGACACCCCGCATCCCGGTGGCGGGATGGCGCCGCCTGCGCTGCGCCAGGGAGCTTCGCTTAAGAGAGGTCCCCGCCATCATCGTCGACCTCGATGAGAAGACCGCCCTCTTAAGGGCCATCCATGACAACCTGGCGCGAGGCTTCAATATCATTGAAAAGGCTGCCGCCGTCCAGGCAATGGACCGTTTCGGGTTCTCCCGGGAGGAGATCTTCGGGCTCATGGCACGCCTCGGCCTCAGTCCCCACGAGAAGGTGCTCTCCACCTTCCTGAGAATCGCATCTCTCGATGCCCGGTCGAGGGACTTCATCTTCCGAAAGAACCTTTCCCTCAGAAATGTCGAGTCCTTCCTGAGATTCGAAGGGAAGGAGCGGCGCAGGATACTGGCGGCGCTCACGGGTCTGCGCGTGACGGAGAGCACCCTCCGGGAGATCCTCGAGATGCTTGAGCTTATAAGGATCCGCAAGGGGAGGCTCACCGGCAGGGATATTCCCGTCATGGAAAGCTCGGACATCTTAAGGGCGCACCTCAAGCAGAAGACCCACCCCATCCTGTCATCCCTCGCGAAGAAACTGAAGGCGATACGGAGCGCCATGGCCCTTCCACCCGGCCTGGACATTAGGGTAGACCCTTTCCTCGAAAAGGAGTATATTGATATCATAGTGAAAATAGGCAGTGAAGACGACGTGGAGGCCGCCCTCGGCAAGGTCTCGGAATTGGTCGCGGCGGGTCACATCAGGAGAATTCTTGAGCTTACAAAAGGTAGAATTCGTTGAGACGCCCGGAAACATCGTCAGAAAATGTCCGGGCACAAAACATCACATCTGTTGCGGGTATCAGACCATCGATCTCGTGGAGGGTTGCGTCCTTTCGTGCTCCTACTGCATACTCAAGGCTTACCTCAGGGATGACACCATACGGATCTCCTGCAAACCTGAAGCTATAATAGCGGAACTCGATGGAATGATAGATCACAGGACCGATCATATTCTCCGTTTCGGCACGGGGGAGCTCTCCGACAGCCTGGCCATTGACCGGCGCTACAACCTGAACCGTTTTCTCGTGGACTATTTCGGGCACAAGCGGAAGGCCATCCTGGAACTGAAATCGAAATGGGCCGATTTCAGCCATCTTCTCCCCCATCTCAACCCCTATACCGTCATCTCATTCTCCGTTTCCCCCCAGAGGTTCATCGACGCCGAGGAGACACGAACAAGCCCCATCCACAAGCGCCTCAAGGCGGCCCGGCTGGCCCAGGACAGCGGCTGCTTCGTGGGCCTTCACTTCGACCCCGTCGTCATCTATGACGGTTTTGAACGGGACTACCGGTATCTCATCGCTGACATCGGACGGATGCTCGACCCCGCCCGGATACTCTGGATCAGTCTCGGCACCTTGCGCTTCCCCCCGGCCCTGTACGACCTCCTTCTGCAAAGGAGGAGAAGGTATCTGCTTTCGGGAGAATTCATCCGGGGAGAGGACGGAAAATACCGCTACATCAAGACGGAGCGCATCAGGATATACAGGATGCTCCACCGGCTTCTGAAAGACATAGACCCGGGCCTTTTCATCTACCTCTGCATGGAGAGGGCCGATGTGTGGAAGGAAGCCCTCGGCATCGACCTGAAAGACAGCGAGGGCCTTATCGGGCTTTTCGATGAACGCGTAAAGAATTTGTACGGAGGGACACTATGAGATTTGAAAGCAAGGTCGTCTTCATCACCGGCGGGACAAAAGGGCTCGGAAAGGCAATGGCGCAGGCCTTCCTGGCGGAGGGGGCGTCGGTCGCGGTGAACAGCCGCAGCAAGGAGGCCGTGGACCGCTTCGCCGAGGAGCTTAAAGGTCAGCAGGTGCTCGCCTTCGATACGGACATCGCCGACCACGCCGCCATGGAAGCGATGGCATCAAAAGTTTACGAGACGTTGGGAAAGGTGGACATACTTATCAACAACGCCGGCATAGTCAATCCCCTCGCTCCCTCGGAAAAGATAAAGCAGGACGACTTCGACAGGGTCATCGACGTCAACCTCAAGGGCACATTCTACGCGACACAGGCCTTCGGAAAGAGGATGATACAGCAGGGCTCGGGGCGGATCGTCAGCATAGCCTCTCAGGTCGCCCTCTTCGGCGAGAAGGGCTTCCTTCCCTATGCCATAGCGAAATCGGGGCTCATGCTGATGACCAGGCAACTGGCGTTCGAGTGGTCACGGCACGGCGTCACCCTCTGTGC
It includes:
- the rpsF gene encoding 30S ribosomal protein S6; amino-acid sequence: MKGDVNVGRYENIVVLSPDLAKEEEDDLMKRIQGNLEKAGATIVKLDDWAVRKLAYPIKKKDKGHYFFYLLDMDEGSVATMAKFYRTLDPVLRHMFVVVDDKSEGPKKPPDPVVFDELEGEF
- the yajC gene encoding preprotein translocase subunit YajC gives rise to the protein MTGIAYAMGSNPAGGAGQGGGSYMSLIFIAAVFAIFYFILIRPQQKRAKQHKDFLENLKKGDKVITSGGLYGTITGISDDSVTIEIAEKVRVKVDKGTVVQYQKTQ
- the tgt gene encoding tRNA guanosine(34) transglycosylase Tgt; amino-acid sequence: MTMIEIDHTDGAARSGRLMTGHGTIETPVFMPVGTQGVVKAMTHRQLEELGVTMILSNAYHLYLRPGDELIRRMGGLHNFSGWDGAILTDSGGYQIFSLGVLREIKEDGVLFQSHIDGSRHFLTPEKIVLVQENIGADIAMCLDECVSYPSTFEYTSESVELTTRWARRCLAARSEEGTQKLFGIIQGGFYPDLRLRSAEDILSLDFDGFAIGGLSVGEPKSLMWDMVDTVVGLMPAGKPRYMMGIGLPEDLLEGVRRGIDMFDCIIPTRFARNGSLFTWDGRINIKNARFTEDGGPIQEGCTCYTCRTFSRAYLRHLTVSHELTSFYLNTIHNVHFYMELMKRIRSAVSAGTFDAFYHDFKRRYEGGESDDRYSVCNG
- the queA gene encoding tRNA preQ1(34) S-adenosylmethionine ribosyltransferase-isomerase QueA codes for the protein MRVEEFDYDLPRDMIAQHPSGEREASRLLVFDREKGTIEHRRFSDITGYLREGDVLVVNDSRVFPARLRARKGTGGMLDVLLVRPVDGGTWECLVKGVRGTRDTIPVSVGDHGAALTRRNGSWTISFVSREEADEVIGTLGRMPLPPYIKRKGEDGSADFERYQTVYAEKTGSIAAPTAGFHFSEDLLGRIAAKGVEIVRITLHVGIGTFSLIHAGLVEDHRMHGERYEMDERSKGLIREARQEGRRVVACGTSSVRTVETVFGMNGNGTLSGETELFIYPGYRFHCVDALITNFHLPRSTPLMLVAAFMGAGPLKKAYAEAIRGGYRFYSYGDAMFIS
- a CDS encoding cytidylate kinase-like family protein, giving the protein MGIITISRTHGSGGTTFARELAKELGYSYVDRTLINDECLDSDRHTCCFGIDEATAPGLHVTTQELMADANFYKVSFIANILDHALRDNTVMAGMGAGIILTGIGNAINIRVVRLMEERIRAIARVKSIPYDDAFDLVERMDEGKRDFIARYFDSDPGDPSYYHAVVNSSYVSLEEAVGILAAYARRHFTPASAEQADAVLGDRLLERRAEILLFYLGMGHCFGKVTFQAGADETLSVAGVVRNEAEKDRLLQALARDTRIKGIRDSLETGVFEPVG
- a CDS encoding flavin reductase family protein, producing the protein MKRSLGARTVLLPAPVLVVGTYDKEGRPNVMTVAWGGTCCSNPPCIDIALRKATYTYGNILDRKAFTVHVTPERYLTEADYFGIVSGRDVDKFAATGLTAERSETVDAPYIKEFPFFVECTLREVVELGLHTQFIGEIVDVKMDEDMLDDKGLPDVGRIRPTVMVPEIRNYYGFGEKLGDVFVMGRKLRVR
- a CDS encoding ParB/RepB/Spo0J family partition protein, translating into MTNVPLARIDLKDRRFSLSYPPDDEDLRWSIATVGIVQPVILLDRTPRIPVAGWRRLRCARELRLREVPAIIVDLDEKTALLRAIHDNLARGFNIIEKAAAVQAMDRFGFSREEIFGLMARLGLSPHEKVLSTFLRIASLDARSRDFIFRKNLSLRNVESFLRFEGKERRRILAALTGLRVTESTLREILEMLELIRIRKGRLTGRDIPVMESSDILRAHLKQKTHPILSSLAKKLKAIRSAMALPPGLDIRVDPFLEKEYIDIIVKIGSEDDVEAALGKVSELVAAGHIRRILELTKGRIR
- a CDS encoding SDR family oxidoreductase, with the translated sequence MRFESKVVFITGGTKGLGKAMAQAFLAEGASVAVNSRSKEAVDRFAEELKGQQVLAFDTDIADHAAMEAMASKVYETLGKVDILINNAGIVNPLAPSEKIKQDDFDRVIDVNLKGTFYATQAFGKRMIQQGSGRIVSIASQVALFGEKGFLPYAIAKSGLMLMTRQLAFEWSRHGVTLCAVAPGFIKGGMNEGLIRKEVFVNYLSGRTPMGRMGTVEELVSTILFLASDDARYINGETIVMDGGMTGFTAEGLLDFMSKGKQ